The genomic region ATGCCGAAGAAGCCGCAAGTCGCGCCGTACTCGGGCGCCATGTTGGCGAGCGTCGCGCGGTCGGCGAGGCTCAGCGAGGCAAGGCCCGGACCATAATACTCGACGAAGCGGCCGACGACGCCGTGCTTGCGCAGCATTGAGGTGCAGGTGAGCACGAGGTCGGTGGCGGTGACGCCTTCCTTGAGCTCGCCGGTGAACTTGAAGCCGACCACTTCGGGAATCAGCATCGAGACCGGCTGGCCGAGCATCGCGGCTTCCGCCTCGATGCCGCCGACGCCCCAGCCGAGCACGCCCAGGCCATTGACCATGGTGGTGTGGCTGTCGGTGCCGACGCAGGTGTCGGGATAGGCGACGAGGTTGCCGTCCTGGTCCTCGCTGGTCCACACCGACTGAGCGATGTATTCCAGGTTTACCTGGTGGCAGATGCCGGTGCCCGGGGGCACGGCGGAGAAGTTGTTGAGCGACTTGGAGCCCCACTTGAGGAAGTCGTAGCGCTCCATGTTGCGCTGGTACTCGATCTCGACGTTCTCTTCGGCGGCGCGCGGGTGGCCGAACTCGTCCACCATGACCGAATGGTCGATCACGAGGTTGACGGGGACCAGCGGGTTGATCTTGCTGGTGTCACCGCCCAGCTTGTTGATCGCGTCGCGCATGGCGGCCAGGTCGACCACGCAAGGCACGCCGGTGAAGTCCTGCAGCAGCACGCGCGCGGGGCGGTACTGGATCTCGTTGCCAGTCTTGGGATCGTTCTGCCAATCGACCAGGGCCTGGATGTGCTCCTGGCCGACGGTGAAGCCGCCGTCCTCGAAGCGGAGCAGGTTCTCCAGCAGGACCTTCATCGAGAAGGGCAGGCGCGAAACGTCGCCCAGCTTCCCGGAGGCCTTCTTCAGCGAGTAGTAGGCGATTTCCTTGTCGCCCACCGTCATGGTGCTGCGGGTGCCGAGCGTGTCCTGTCCGACCTGGGTCATGGATTTCCCTTCTCTATGAAGCTCGCGGCAGACAGGCGGCTTCTTGGGTGAGCCATGCTGCATTGCGACAAGCGGATTCGTCGGCGCTGCCGATGCGCGTTCGAGGGCGGGAGGTCAAGGGCGCGGCGCCGCTAGACCGCAGTCTGCTCGGTGCGGGCGCGGTCGGGGTCGCGTGTGCCGATCCAGCAGCCCAGAACGATCAGCACGGTGCCCGCCAACGTCGCGGCGCCGACGGGCTCATCGAAGAACACCCAGCCGAACAGCGCAGCCCAGAGGAAGGCGGTGTACTCGATCGGCACCAGCACCTGCGTTTCGGCACGCGCATAGCCCCAGGCGAGCAGCGCCAGCGCCGATGTCGCCAGTGCCGCGCCCAGCGTGATCAGCACGAGCGCGGGGAGAGATGGCGCTACCGCCAACCAGGGCGCCGCGAGCGCGAGCAGGCAGGAGATGACGAGGTTCTGGAACAGCGTCACCTCGATCGGATCGGCCAGCAACGCCAGCTTGCGCTGGAGAACGAGGTTGACGGCGTAGAGCACGGCCGAGGCGATGATGGCGGCAAGCCCGATCAGCGTATCGTCGCCCGCCGTCGCGGTCCCGAGCCGGTCGGCGACGATCACGCCGACGCCGGCGATGCCCAGCAGCGATGCGACGATGGCGCGGCGGCGGATCGTCTCGCCCAGGATCACTGCGGCCAGATAGAGCGCGATAAGGGGCGCGATGAACGAGATGGCGATGCCCTCCGCGATCGGCAGGCGGACGATGCCAACGAAGAACAGCAGCATCATCGCCGCATTCACGCTCGATCGCAGCACGTGCAGCCGCAGCACCGCGGGCGTGGGCCATCGGCGCGATCCGGCGAGCCAGATGGGCGCAATCATTGCGAGCCCGATCAGGTTGCGCACCAGCAGCGCGGCATAGACCCCGACCATCAGCGAAGCGCCCTTGATGGCCGCGTCCATGCCGCTGAACAGCGCGATGCCCAGCACGACCGCGAGCACCGGGGCCGGTCTGGATTGGAGGAACGAGGCGCGGGTCATGACGTTGTCTGCTCTCGGCGCGCCGAAGCGCCAGGGCAAGCCGGCTATGCGCCGCGCATGCCGGTTTTCTGCAGGCAATTCACCGCCTGGTCAGGACGAGTGCTTGATGTTGGCAGGGCTTAGGCGCTAATCTGCGTCACGGCGGGTGTGGGCCGGCCTGCATCATCAGGTCGGTCGATTATCAAGGTTTGGGGCGAGTTCTGGCACTCATGATTCAGCGCAGGCGAGCAGGCATCGCGGCGGTCACTCTCACGGGCGTACTCATGGCTTGGGTCGCCGTGCAGCCCGCGCTTGCCCAGAAGAGCGGCGCGCCCAAGATCACGCCGCAGCCCTCCGTGTCTGACTGGGACATTGGCGCGCCCAATACGTCGCCAAGCCCGGCTCCGTCGAGCAAGGCGCGCTCCAGCACCGCTGCGCCCACGCCGCCCGCTTCGGTCCAGGGTTTGCCGCCGGCGGTCGAGGATGCCGATCCCTCCAGCACTGCCGAGCCCGTCGTTCAGCCGGTGCCCGTGCGCGAGCCGTTGATGAACTGGCCGGTCGCAGACGCTCAGGCGCTGCTCACCACCATCCAGGGCATCAAGAGCGAAGGGCTGTTCGCCAAGGATTACCAGCCCGAGGCGCTCAAGGCGGCGATCGCGCAAGGCCCAGGGCCCGCGCTGGACCAGGTCGCCAGCCGCTCGTTCGCCTGGCTGATCGAGGATCTGCGCGACGGGCGCACGCCGGTGCCGGCGCGGGTGCAGTGGTTCGCGGTCGATCCCGACCAGGACAAGATGCCCACGGCCACCATCATGGAGCAGGCGCTCGCCAGCCACGACGTGGCCGGTGTTGTCGCCTCTCTGGCGCCGACACATCCGGACTATGCCGTTCTCAAGCAGGCGCTGGCCGACACGCCCGAGGCGCAGGCCGCCAGGAAGTCGCTGATCCGCGTCAACATGGACCGCTGGCGCTGGCTGGCGCACGACCTGGGTGAGGTCTACCTGATCACCAACGTGCCGGAGTTCCAGCTGCGGCTGACGGTCAAGAACCGCAACATCCGCACCTACAAGACCGTGGTCGGCAAGCCCGGTCGCACCGCGACGCCGCAGCTGGCCGAAACGGTCAGCGCGGTGGTGTTCAACCCGACCTGGACGGTGCCGCAGTCGATCGTCAAGGGCGAGGGGCTGGGTGCCAAGGTCATGGCCAATCCCGGCTGGGCCAAGGCGGCGGGCTATAAGGGCACGCGCGCCGAGAACGGCATGATCACGGTCGTCCAGCAGCCGGGTAAGAACAATGCCTTGGGCCTGATGAAGATCGACATGCCCAATCCCCACGCGATCTACCTGCACGACACGCCGCAGAAGCAGTATTTCAACTCCGAAGTGCGCGCCTTCAGCCACGGCTGCATCCGGACCGAACGCGCGGTGGAGCTGGGCATGACGATGGCCATCCTGGGCGCGCAGATGCCGGCCGATCAGGCGGCGGACTTGTCGCGTGCGGGTGTCTACCAGAAAGTGGCGATGACGCGGACTTTTCCGGTCTACATCACCTACATGACCATGGCGCGATCGATCGATGGCGAGCTGAAGAAGTTCGCCGACATCTATGGCCGCGACACGCCGGTGCTGGCCAGCTTCGCCGCTCCGCGAGAGGCCAAGA from Novosphingobium sp. 9U harbors:
- a CDS encoding L,D-transpeptidase family protein, whose amino-acid sequence is MAWVAVQPALAQKSGAPKITPQPSVSDWDIGAPNTSPSPAPSSKARSSTAAPTPPASVQGLPPAVEDADPSSTAEPVVQPVPVREPLMNWPVADAQALLTTIQGIKSEGLFAKDYQPEALKAAIAQGPGPALDQVASRSFAWLIEDLRDGRTPVPARVQWFAVDPDQDKMPTATIMEQALASHDVAGVVASLAPTHPDYAVLKQALADTPEAQAARKSLIRVNMDRWRWLAHDLGEVYLITNVPEFQLRLTVKNRNIRTYKTVVGKPGRTATPQLAETVSAVVFNPTWTVPQSIVKGEGLGAKVMANPGWAKAAGYKGTRAENGMITVVQQPGKNNALGLMKIDMPNPHAIYLHDTPQKQYFNSEVRAFSHGCIRTERAVELGMTMAILGAQMPADQAADLSRAGVYQKVAMTRTFPVYITYMTMARSIDGELKKFADIYGRDTPVLASFAAPREAKTTQRASEEPIIQLDNPL
- a CDS encoding DMT family transporter, yielding MPAENRHARRIAGLPWRFGAPRADNVMTRASFLQSRPAPVLAVVLGIALFSGMDAAIKGASLMVGVYAALLVRNLIGLAMIAPIWLAGSRRWPTPAVLRLHVLRSSVNAAMMLLFFVGIVRLPIAEGIAISFIAPLIALYLAAVILGETIRRRAIVASLLGIAGVGVIVADRLGTATAGDDTLIGLAAIIASAVLYAVNLVLQRKLALLADPIEVTLFQNLVISCLLALAAPWLAVAPSLPALVLITLGAALATSALALLAWGYARAETQVLVPIEYTAFLWAALFGWVFFDEPVGAATLAGTVLIVLGCWIGTRDPDRARTEQTAV